Part of the Capsicum annuum cultivar UCD-10X-F1 chromosome 12, UCD10Xv1.1, whole genome shotgun sequence genome is shown below.
ATGTCCATTGTTTTCTCCACTTTTTTTTGATGTGCATTCACAAGATCTTCCTcttcctaaaaaaataaacataaagcaGTCATACGCATACTCAGGCTAAGTAAAATTCTCAATTTTCCACAAAATAATTCACCTTTAAGAGAGCATTCAGATCATCATCTGCATTTGAATACTTTGCCTCTGTTCTTGGTGGCTCCTTCCACTTTATCCGAGCATTTGCTCTCTTCATTTTATCTTTTGCATTGGAGATGTTGTAACCATTAAGcttctcattcttcttccataTTGGCTTCTCTTGTTCATAGAAATCTTCATCATATTCATCTTTGTCAGTTTGTTCAGGCCATGAATCACCAGTATCATCTTTAAATATTGATGTAGATGGTACAACTGCAGAATAAGATAATGTTGTCGACTCCTTCAGATTCACTGTCGAGGATGAGACTTCCTTCTTTGAGTTGTTCCCTTTTGAAAGACTCTTCACCCTGagtttttgtcacgacccgaatcggggccctggccgtgacgagtattccgaaccgtcaaggcccgaaacaccccttatctatctggtaatcatgcacatgacttata
Proteins encoded:
- the LOC107849484 gene encoding kinesin-like protein KIN-13B — translated: KLRVKSLSKGNNSKKEVSSSTVNLKESTTLSYSAVVPSTSIFKDDTGDSWPEQTDKDEYDEDFYEQEKPIWKKNEKLNGYNISNAKDKMKRANARIKWKEPPRTEAKYSNADDDLNALLKEEEDLVNAHQKKVEKTMDIVRALVHRAALFFLFIVEYHFLLQKIP